The following coding sequences lie in one Halorarum halophilum genomic window:
- the gcvPA gene encoding aminomethyl-transferring glycine dehydrogenase subunit GcvPA produces MSGRSEGTPFAPHTAETTAEMLAAVGVDEEAELFDIPDAVAFDGEFGIPARSEREVIGDLRDTFARNDDLTEFLGRGHYGHYVPALVDDLSSRSEFLTSYTQYQPEITQGFLQALFEYQSMLVELTGLPVANCSMYDAATALAEAALLADRVRSTSGETVLVPEDLRDGKRSTLDNYVDGSSLSVATYPYDDGVVDLDALRDRVDDDVCYVYAENPTVTGAIEENLATVGDVAADNDALFCVGSDVVALGLLREPASAGADVVVGEAGALGLPTAYGMGLGLFACREEYLRQVPGRLVGAGEDAAGMRAYTLTLQTREQHIRKERATSNICTNQAWVALRTAMHVAMLGASGLADLAEDCVRNARDLAADLDDLDGVTAPLHDRHHFREFAVGVDDAPAVAAGLRERGYAVHVLDDGTLQVCVTDLNAGERDGLVAAFAEVTDR; encoded by the coding sequence ATGAGCGGACGGTCCGAGGGCACACCCTTCGCCCCGCACACGGCGGAGACGACCGCGGAGATGCTCGCGGCGGTCGGCGTCGACGAGGAGGCCGAACTGTTCGACATCCCCGACGCGGTCGCCTTCGACGGCGAGTTCGGCATCCCGGCCAGGAGCGAACGCGAGGTCATCGGTGACCTCCGGGACACGTTCGCGCGCAACGACGACCTCACCGAGTTCCTCGGTCGGGGTCACTACGGCCACTACGTCCCCGCGCTGGTAGACGACCTCTCGTCGCGTTCCGAGTTCCTCACGAGCTACACGCAGTACCAGCCGGAGATCACCCAGGGGTTCCTCCAGGCGCTGTTCGAGTACCAGTCGATGCTCGTCGAACTGACGGGCCTGCCGGTCGCCAACTGTTCGATGTACGACGCGGCGACGGCGCTCGCGGAGGCCGCGCTGCTCGCCGACCGCGTCCGCTCGACCAGCGGCGAGACGGTGCTCGTCCCCGAGGACCTCCGGGACGGCAAGCGCTCCACGCTCGACAACTACGTCGACGGCTCGTCGCTCTCGGTCGCGACGTACCCCTACGACGACGGGGTCGTCGACCTCGACGCGCTCCGCGACCGCGTCGACGACGACGTCTGCTACGTCTACGCCGAGAACCCCACCGTCACGGGCGCCATCGAGGAAAACCTCGCGACTGTCGGCGACGTCGCGGCCGACAACGACGCGCTGTTCTGCGTCGGTAGCGACGTCGTCGCGCTCGGCCTCCTGCGGGAACCGGCGTCGGCCGGCGCGGACGTCGTCGTCGGCGAGGCGGGCGCGCTCGGCCTCCCGACGGCCTACGGCATGGGGCTCGGGCTGTTCGCCTGCCGCGAGGAGTACCTCCGGCAGGTGCCGGGTCGGCTCGTCGGCGCGGGCGAGGACGCCGCCGGGATGCGGGCGTACACCCTGACGCTCCAGACGCGCGAACAGCACATCCGAAAGGAGCGAGCCACGTCCAACATCTGCACGAACCAGGCGTGGGTGGCGCTCCGGACCGCGATGCACGTCGCGATGCTCGGCGCGTCGGGGCTCGCCGACCTCGCGGAGGACTGCGTGCGGAACGCCCGCGACCTCGCTGCCGACCTCGACGACCTCGACGGCGTGACCGCGCCGCTGCACGACCGCCACCACTTCCGGGAGTTCGCCGTCGGCGTGGACGACGCGCCCGCCGTCGCGGCTGGCCTCCGCGAGCGCGGCTACGCGGTCCACGTGCTCGACGACGGGACGCTCCAGGTGTGCGTCACCGACCTGAACGCCGGGGAGAGGGACGGGCTGGTCGCGGCGTTCGCGGAGGTGACGGACCGATGA
- the gcvPB gene encoding aminomethyl-transferring glycine dehydrogenase subunit GcvPB, which translates to MNYDQARYGDDERYEPLLSEKDGKEVDPGEGSVLPDDLTRDSLELPELSEPELARHYTRLSQMNWSVEAGPYPLGSCTMKYNPSFTDVVAADPNAAVHPDRDPATVQGNLELLHGLQGYLADIGGMDAVTLQPPAGAAGEFAGITVAKAYHEANGDDRSEVIVPASAHGTNFATAAMAGYDVVELPSDEDGRVDVEALEAAVSEDTAALMLTNPNTVGLFERDIEEIATVVHDAGGLLYYDGANLNALLGRARPGDMGFDIMHYNVHKTFATPHGGGGPGAGPVGVTGELAEFLPRPQVREAPDGDGYELFDPERSVGKVHGFLGNWLVLVRAYAYIHRLGDQGLLDASAKAVLNANYLAERVEFDVPYGPFHHEFAATSGDRDAADVAKRMLDYGVHPPTTKWPEMVPEAMLTEPTEAESKSSLDDLAAAFNAAAADSVEELETAPSKTTARRIDQADAARNPRLSWQALGESPDDS; encoded by the coding sequence GTGAACTACGATCAGGCACGCTACGGCGACGACGAGCGCTACGAGCCGCTGCTCTCCGAGAAGGACGGGAAGGAGGTCGATCCGGGCGAGGGGTCTGTCCTCCCCGACGACCTGACGCGCGACTCGCTGGAACTGCCGGAGCTGTCGGAGCCGGAACTCGCCCGGCACTACACCCGGCTCTCGCAGATGAACTGGAGCGTCGAGGCCGGGCCGTACCCGCTCGGCTCGTGCACGATGAAGTACAACCCCTCGTTCACCGACGTCGTCGCGGCCGACCCGAACGCCGCCGTCCACCCCGACCGCGACCCAGCGACGGTGCAGGGGAACCTGGAACTCCTTCACGGCCTCCAGGGGTACCTCGCGGACATCGGCGGGATGGACGCGGTGACGCTCCAGCCGCCGGCGGGCGCTGCCGGCGAGTTCGCCGGCATCACCGTCGCGAAGGCGTACCACGAGGCGAACGGCGACGACCGGAGCGAGGTCATCGTCCCGGCCTCGGCCCACGGTACCAACTTCGCCACGGCCGCGATGGCCGGCTACGACGTGGTCGAGCTCCCCTCGGACGAGGACGGCCGCGTCGACGTGGAGGCGCTGGAGGCCGCAGTCTCGGAGGACACGGCAGCGCTGATGCTTACGAACCCGAACACGGTGGGCCTGTTCGAGCGCGACATCGAGGAGATCGCGACGGTCGTCCACGACGCTGGCGGCCTGCTCTACTACGACGGCGCGAACCTCAACGCGCTGCTCGGCCGCGCCCGTCCCGGCGACATGGGCTTCGACATCATGCACTACAACGTCCACAAGACGTTCGCCACGCCCCACGGCGGCGGCGGTCCGGGCGCCGGGCCGGTCGGCGTCACCGGGGAACTCGCCGAGTTCCTCCCCCGGCCGCAAGTGCGGGAAGCCCCCGACGGCGACGGCTACGAGCTTTTCGATCCGGAGCGCTCCGTCGGGAAGGTCCACGGCTTCCTCGGCAACTGGCTGGTGCTCGTCAGGGCGTACGCGTACATCCACCGCCTCGGCGACCAGGGCCTGCTCGACGCCTCCGCGAAGGCGGTCCTGAACGCGAACTACCTCGCGGAGCGGGTCGAGTTCGACGTGCCGTACGGCCCGTTCCACCACGAGTTCGCCGCGACCTCGGGCGACCGCGACGCGGCCGACGTGGCAAAGCGGATGCTCGATTACGGCGTCCACCCGCCGACGACGAAGTGGCCCGAGATGGTGCCCGAGGCGATGCTTACCGAGCCCACCGAGGCCGAGAGCAAGTCCTCGCTCGACGACCTCGCGGCGGCGTTCAATGCGGCGGCCGCCGACTCGGTCGAGGAGCTGGAGACGGCGCCCTCGAAGACCACGGCCCGCCGCATCGACCAGGCGGACGCCGCCCGGAACCCGCGGCTCTCCTGGCAGGCGCTGGGCGAGTCGCCGGACGACTCGTAG
- the aceA gene encoding isocitrate lyase: MNPTELDTDPYVRDIDNRKGRELRDLLDDQEFVFAPGLYHALDARLAEMAGLDAAYMSGYSTVLGQFGFPDLEMVTMTEMVENAKRIVEATSLPVIADCDTGYGGTHNVRRAVREYEKAGVAAVHIEDQTTPKRCGHIAGKKIVPREQARSRFEAAVDARQSEDTVVIARTDAYGSANGDWEEHLERGRIYSDAGVDLVWPEMPDPSRDDAVEYAETIHETHPDQKLAFNYSSSFAWSEEEDPLTFRELGDLGYKYIFITLFGLHSGAHSVYEDFAKLAEADEEAQFDLEGRYLGHETESHHELSFVDRFQDIETRFDPEARERIESSEGFSEDRSDPISSESEEEPVPSETDD, from the coding sequence ATGAACCCCACAGAACTCGACACCGATCCGTACGTCCGCGACATCGACAACCGGAAGGGCCGCGAGCTGCGCGACCTCCTCGACGATCAGGAGTTCGTCTTCGCGCCCGGCCTGTACCACGCGCTCGACGCCCGCCTCGCCGAGATGGCGGGGCTCGACGCCGCCTACATGAGCGGCTACTCGACCGTGCTCGGCCAGTTTGGCTTCCCGGACCTCGAGATGGTGACGATGACCGAGATGGTCGAGAACGCCAAGCGCATCGTCGAGGCGACGTCGCTCCCCGTCATCGCCGACTGCGACACCGGCTACGGCGGGACCCACAACGTCCGCCGGGCCGTGCGCGAGTACGAGAAGGCCGGCGTCGCCGCCGTCCACATCGAGGACCAGACGACGCCCAAGCGCTGCGGCCACATCGCGGGCAAGAAGATCGTCCCCCGGGAGCAGGCCCGTTCCCGGTTCGAGGCCGCCGTCGACGCCCGGCAGTCCGAGGACACGGTCGTCATCGCCCGCACCGACGCCTACGGCTCGGCGAACGGCGACTGGGAGGAGCACCTCGAACGCGGCCGCATCTACTCGGACGCCGGCGTCGACCTGGTGTGGCCCGAGATGCCCGACCCGTCCCGCGATGACGCCGTCGAGTACGCCGAGACGATCCACGAGACGCACCCGGACCAGAAGCTCGCGTTCAACTACTCCTCGTCGTTCGCGTGGAGCGAGGAGGAGGATCCGCTGACGTTCCGGGAGCTGGGCGATCTGGGGTACAAGTACATCTTCATCACGCTGTTCGGGCTCCACTCGGGCGCCCACAGCGTGTACGAGGACTTCGCGAAGCTCGCGGAGGCGGACGAGGAGGCGCAGTTCGACCTCGAGGGGCGATACCTCGGCCACGAGACCGAGAGCCACCACGAGCTCTCCTTCGTCGACCGCTTCCAGGACATCGAGACGCGGTTCGACCCCGAGGCGCGCGAGCGCATCGAGTCCTCGGAGGGGTTCAGCGAGGACCGGTCGGACCCCATCTCCTCCGAGAGCGAGGAGGAGCCGGTTCCTTCGGAGACGGACGACTGA
- a CDS encoding DUF2391 family protein — MNGGADDPGAGPGPRRDDPTAADGGDRTRREEPTVDDLLDQLETLEETVDDSEEVEKVRDAMRTATQLSRPTVFGRVVRGFDRGDIAEALLGSVIFGVPMLVEGGTQEVGEFLAAHPAYMAGTAAFTVTVVVGIIYVADFQDVRVKNPILGVVPRRLVGVLGVAVVVAVLGLTAWGRISWAEPTIALGNVVAALVPMAVGAALGDLLPG, encoded by the coding sequence ATGAACGGCGGAGCCGACGACCCGGGGGCCGGTCCAGGCCCGAGGAGGGACGACCCGACGGCGGCCGACGGCGGCGACCGGACGAGGCGGGAGGAACCGACGGTCGACGACCTGCTCGACCAGCTCGAGACGCTCGAGGAGACCGTCGACGACTCCGAGGAGGTCGAGAAGGTCCGGGACGCCATGCGGACCGCGACGCAGCTCTCGCGGCCGACCGTGTTCGGCCGGGTCGTCCGGGGGTTCGACCGCGGCGACATCGCCGAGGCGCTCCTCGGGAGCGTCATCTTCGGCGTCCCGATGCTCGTCGAGGGCGGCACGCAGGAGGTCGGCGAGTTCCTCGCCGCCCATCCGGCGTACATGGCCGGGACGGCCGCGTTCACCGTTACGGTCGTCGTCGGCATCATCTACGTCGCGGACTTCCAGGACGTGCGCGTCAAGAACCCCATCCTGGGTGTCGTCCCGCGCCGACTCGTCGGGGTGCTCGGGGTGGCGGTAGTGGTGGCGGTCCTCGGACTGACCGCCTGGGGGCGGATCAGCTGGGCGGAGCCGACGATCGCGCTCGGCAACGTCGTCGCCGCGCTCGTGCCGATGGCGGTCGGGGCGGCGCTGGGCGACCTGCTGCCGGGGTGA
- a CDS encoding DUF7838 family putative zinc beta-ribbon protein has translation MSLELEHECPRCEGKQTFWRTASMELHLGEKTKWRCPECDYGFIRINDEADIDSSRIDA, from the coding sequence ATGAGTCTCGAGCTGGAACACGAGTGTCCGCGGTGTGAGGGGAAGCAGACGTTCTGGCGGACCGCCAGCATGGAACTCCACCTCGGTGAGAAGACGAAGTGGCGCTGCCCGGAGTGCGACTACGGGTTCATCCGCATCAACGACGAGGCGGACATCGACTCCTCCCGCATCGACGCGTAG
- a CDS encoding acyl-CoA thioesterase: MTFETTVEPRYRDLDPMRHVNNAVYATYLEHARTAFFREEVGVELHDSNAALAALSIEFRRPIEGLDDVTVELRVTDLGTTSATLAYELRRDGETVATAESVQVMLDEEGDPTPLPEDVRAAFERHLDG; the protein is encoded by the coding sequence ATGACCTTCGAGACGACCGTTGAGCCGCGGTATCGCGACCTGGACCCGATGCGCCACGTCAACAACGCGGTGTACGCCACCTACCTCGAACACGCCCGGACGGCGTTCTTCAGGGAGGAGGTGGGCGTGGAACTCCACGACTCGAACGCCGCACTCGCGGCGCTCTCGATCGAGTTCCGCCGGCCGATCGAGGGGCTCGACGACGTGACGGTCGAGCTCCGGGTAACGGATCTCGGGACGACGAGCGCCACGCTCGCGTACGAACTCCGACGCGACGGCGAGACGGTCGCGACGGCCGAGTCGGTGCAGGTGATGCTGGACGAGGAGGGGGACCCGACCCCGCTCCCCGAGGACGTCCGCGCGGCGTTCGAACGCCACCTCGACGGCTGA
- a CDS encoding MFS transporter — translation MSDDEGPRGSRRVLAVVAGANFSQLGVRLLLGAVVPFVLLELDTTKSVVGFALTGMWAAYALLQFPSGVLADRYGERPIMLAGVGGAAVGTGLVALAPTVALFGVAAVLLGAGAGLFFAPASSLLSRLFEARGGALGALTAGGALAGVAFPAVGGFLAEALGWRIAVGLGAIVTVPAFGAILVVLPRLPPANSERDLVAAGDPARLAGLLTRPDLAYTTIVAVCTGFTFQAFSSFFPTFLVQHRGLDPGTAGLAFGAAFALSSVAQPLAGRASDAYTRDAAIAGSAALTAVGLSTLVWGSGTVALVAGTAVVGAGISWPGTVQARIMDRLDAAERGYGFGLIRTTYMFLAASGSVVVGVLADVGGWPLAFGTVIGLLGCCLLLLGANRALRLGL, via the coding sequence GTGAGCGACGACGAGGGTCCGAGGGGCTCGCGGCGCGTCCTGGCCGTGGTCGCGGGTGCGAACTTCAGCCAGCTCGGGGTTCGGCTTCTCCTCGGTGCCGTCGTCCCGTTCGTGCTGCTCGAACTCGACACGACGAAGTCGGTCGTCGGGTTCGCGCTGACCGGGATGTGGGCCGCCTACGCGCTGTTGCAGTTCCCGAGCGGCGTGCTCGCCGACCGCTACGGGGAGCGACCGATCATGCTGGCGGGCGTGGGCGGGGCCGCCGTCGGAACCGGCTTGGTCGCGCTCGCGCCCACCGTCGCGCTGTTCGGCGTCGCCGCGGTGTTGCTCGGCGCCGGCGCCGGCCTGTTCTTCGCCCCCGCGTCGTCGCTGCTCTCCCGCCTCTTCGAGGCGCGCGGCGGCGCGCTCGGCGCGCTGACGGCCGGCGGGGCGCTCGCGGGCGTCGCCTTCCCGGCGGTCGGCGGCTTCCTCGCGGAGGCGCTCGGCTGGCGGATCGCGGTCGGCCTCGGCGCGATCGTGACGGTCCCCGCGTTCGGCGCGATCCTCGTCGTGCTCCCACGCCTCCCGCCGGCGAACTCGGAACGCGACCTCGTGGCTGCGGGCGATCCGGCCCGCCTCGCCGGCCTCCTCACGCGCCCCGACCTCGCGTACACTACCATCGTCGCCGTCTGCACGGGGTTCACGTTCCAGGCGTTCTCGTCGTTCTTCCCGACGTTCCTCGTCCAGCACCGCGGGCTCGATCCGGGCACCGCCGGGCTCGCGTTCGGCGCCGCGTTCGCGCTCTCGTCGGTGGCGCAACCGTTGGCCGGCCGGGCCTCGGACGCGTACACGCGCGACGCCGCCATCGCGGGCAGCGCGGCGCTCACGGCCGTCGGGCTGAGCACGCTCGTCTGGGGGTCGGGAACCGTCGCCCTCGTCGCGGGGACCGCGGTGGTCGGCGCGGGCATCTCCTGGCCCGGCACCGTCCAGGCGCGGATCATGGACCGACTCGACGCTGCCGAGCGCGGCTACGGTTTCGGCCTGATCCGCACGACGTACATGTTCCTCGCGGCGAGCGGCAGCGTGGTGGTCGGCGTGCTGGCGGACGTCGGCGGGTGGCCGCTGGCGTTCGGCACCGTCATCGGCCTGCTCGGCTGTTGTCTGCTTCTGCTCGGCGCGAACCGGGCGTTACGGCTCGGACTGTAG
- a CDS encoding HTH domain-containing protein translates to MSQIELNDVQNRILAILVEEYQSRESPVKGEFVADEVGRSAGSIRNQFQSLKALGLVEGIPGPKGGYKPTASAFNVLDYQNLDDPERLIVAHDYERVTATVDQIDLLTVREPEQCQARVHFQEPIEGFGVGDPIVVGPTPISELVLVGEIEEIDGTTNHVVLDVSSMEAPFSEE, encoded by the coding sequence ATGAGCCAGATCGAACTGAACGACGTACAGAACCGGATACTCGCCATCCTGGTCGAGGAGTACCAGTCGAGAGAGTCACCGGTGAAGGGGGAGTTCGTCGCGGACGAGGTCGGCCGCTCGGCTGGGAGCATCCGGAACCAGTTCCAGAGCCTGAAGGCGCTCGGTCTGGTCGAGGGGATTCCCGGGCCGAAGGGCGGGTACAAGCCCACCGCGAGTGCATTCAACGTCCTCGATTACCAGAACCTCGACGACCCAGAGCGGCTCATCGTCGCCCACGACTACGAGCGCGTCACCGCGACGGTCGACCAGATCGACCTGCTCACCGTCAGGGAACCGGAGCAGTGCCAGGCGCGGGTCCACTTTCAAGAGCCCATCGAGGGGTTCGGGGTCGGGGACCCGATCGTGGTCGGGCCGACGCCCATCTCGGAACTCGTCCTCGTCGGCGAGATTGAGGAGATCGACGGGACGACGAACCACGTGGTCCTCGACGTCAGTTCGATGGAAGCGCCGTTCTCCGAGGAGTAG
- a CDS encoding DUF7501 family protein, producing the protein MAASDVWSDPNRCPFCGAGLRNPGDGFIDHIEEASDCASRFGLWRDRIGDDIQGDWSG; encoded by the coding sequence ATGGCAGCGAGCGACGTGTGGAGCGACCCGAACCGTTGTCCGTTCTGCGGCGCCGGCCTGCGCAACCCCGGGGACGGGTTCATCGACCACATCGAGGAGGCGTCCGACTGCGCGTCGCGCTTCGGGCTTTGGCGCGACCGGATCGGGGACGACATCCAGGGGGACTGGAGCGGGTGA
- a CDS encoding S9 family peptidase, which produces MDDGIDPEKFYDLRLLTDVTLSPDGERVAFVASESDPDDDESRTGLYVVPSDGSRDPHRLTRASTASAPAWGPDGDTLGFLAARDGDLDRRAGRRRDESDDGGDEDGRNGGDGGGGGNGSDGGEGPKPQVWTFDLALGGDARQETDFEHGVREFDFGPDGDRLGEFDFGPDGDRLVVSARDPTEEEGEYLDRRRDDGPIEVTRLQHKMDGAGWLDDVTTYLFVVDRESGETDRLDDAYGAGSAEPLMGLQPSWGSSNRIAFCRSNAEHPDDDGSVDVFTIAPDGADLRRLTDGSMRCMVPTWSPDGDRLAFAGGNHENWYEPTDAYVAPDDADAEYESLSAGLDRTLARGGGLAWLDGETVVAPIADEAWTRLAVLPLDGEPRRSYERQGRQRTICAFDLAGDTVALGLTTPDDTPQAFSLDAGELREDDTGGPIRRLTDLNADWVADAPLPDCEVVSYENADLEEVEAIVYYPDGFDADADGPAPAICSIHGGPMSYDAPEFRFTVAYWTSRGYVVVKPNYRGSTSYGRDFSEALKGSRGDLESDDVISAMDRLVADGVADPDRLFCTGFSYGGITTAHVVTRTDEFAAAAPEHGIYDFHSNFGTDDNHNWHEWEFGMPWENPETYRDISSISRVGEIDTPLLVTAGEEDWRCPPTQAEQLYVSVRKRGIDAKLVVYPNEHHDIGDPSRATHRLEVLTEWFESHDPGEA; this is translated from the coding sequence ATGGACGACGGCATCGATCCAGAGAAGTTCTACGACCTCCGCCTCCTTACCGACGTTACCCTCTCGCCCGACGGCGAGCGCGTCGCGTTCGTCGCTAGCGAGTCCGACCCGGACGACGACGAGTCCAGGACCGGCCTGTACGTCGTGCCGTCCGACGGCTCGCGCGACCCCCACCGGCTCACCCGTGCCTCGACGGCCTCCGCGCCGGCCTGGGGACCCGACGGCGACACGCTCGGCTTCCTCGCCGCCCGGGACGGCGACCTCGACAGGCGGGCGGGCCGGCGCCGGGACGAATCCGACGACGGTGGCGATGAGGACGGTAGGAACGGTGGAGACGGCGGAGGCGGCGGAAACGGAAGCGACGGCGGCGAGGGGCCGAAGCCGCAGGTGTGGACCTTCGACCTCGCGCTCGGCGGCGACGCTCGCCAGGAGACCGACTTCGAACACGGCGTCCGCGAGTTCGACTTCGGCCCGGACGGCGACCGTCTCGGCGAGTTCGACTTCGGCCCGGACGGCGACCGTCTCGTCGTCTCCGCGCGCGACCCGACCGAGGAGGAGGGGGAGTACCTCGACCGGCGGCGGGACGACGGGCCGATCGAGGTCACCAGGCTCCAGCACAAGATGGACGGCGCCGGCTGGCTCGACGACGTGACGACGTACCTGTTCGTCGTCGACCGCGAATCGGGCGAGACCGACCGCCTCGACGACGCCTACGGCGCCGGCTCCGCCGAGCCGCTCATGGGCCTCCAGCCGTCGTGGGGTTCCTCGAACCGCATCGCGTTCTGCCGGTCGAACGCGGAGCACCCGGACGACGACGGGAGCGTCGACGTGTTCACGATCGCGCCCGACGGCGCCGACCTCCGGCGGCTGACCGACGGCTCGATGCGCTGTATGGTTCCGACGTGGTCGCCCGACGGCGACCGCCTCGCCTTCGCGGGCGGGAACCACGAGAACTGGTACGAGCCCACCGACGCGTACGTCGCCCCCGACGACGCGGACGCGGAGTACGAGTCGCTCTCGGCCGGCCTCGACCGAACCCTCGCCCGCGGCGGCGGGCTGGCGTGGCTGGACGGGGAGACGGTCGTGGCGCCCATCGCCGACGAGGCGTGGACCAGGCTCGCGGTCCTGCCGCTCGATGGGGAGCCCCGCCGGTCGTACGAGCGCCAGGGACGCCAGCGAACCATCTGCGCGTTCGACCTCGCCGGCGACACCGTCGCGCTCGGGTTGACGACGCCCGACGACACCCCGCAGGCGTTCTCGCTCGACGCCGGCGAACTCCGGGAGGACGACACGGGCGGGCCGATCCGCCGGCTCACCGACCTCAACGCCGACTGGGTCGCGGACGCGCCGCTCCCGGACTGCGAGGTGGTGAGCTACGAGAACGCTGACCTCGAGGAGGTGGAGGCGATCGTTTATTACCCGGACGGCTTCGACGCCGACGCGGACGGCCCTGCGCCAGCCATCTGCTCCATCCACGGCGGCCCGATGAGCTACGACGCGCCAGAGTTCCGCTTCACCGTCGCGTACTGGACGAGCCGAGGGTACGTCGTCGTCAAGCCGAACTACCGCGGCTCGACCTCCTACGGCCGCGACTTCTCGGAGGCGCTGAAGGGAAGCCGGGGCGACCTCGAGTCCGACGACGTGATCTCCGCGATGGACCGCCTCGTCGCCGACGGCGTCGCCGACCCGGACCGGCTGTTCTGCACCGGCTTCAGCTACGGCGGCATCACGACCGCCCACGTCGTCACGCGGACCGACGAGTTCGCGGCCGCGGCCCCCGAGCACGGCATCTACGACTTCCACTCGAACTTCGGCACCGACGACAACCACAACTGGCACGAGTGGGAGTTCGGGATGCCCTGGGAGAACCCGGAGACGTACCGCGACATCTCCTCCATCTCGCGCGTCGGGGAGATCGACACGCCGCTGCTCGTCACGGCGGGCGAGGAGGACTGGCGCTGTCCGCCCACGCAGGCCGAACAGCTCTACGTCAGCGTCCGCAAGCGCGGCATCGACGCCAAACTGGTCGTCTACCCGAACGAGCACCACGACATCGGCGACCCCTCACGGGCGACCCATCGGCTGGAGGTATTGACGGAGTGGTTCGAGTCGCACGATCCAGGCGAGGCGTGA
- a CDS encoding glutathione S-transferase N-terminal domain-containing protein, translated as MSITLYALDGCPWCEKVHDALSEEGLEYETVWTDGLHSERDEVKRVSGQRAVPVLVDEEHGVTMNESANILEYIDRTLA; from the coding sequence ATGTCCATCACGCTGTACGCGCTGGACGGCTGTCCGTGGTGCGAGAAGGTTCACGACGCGCTCTCTGAGGAGGGGCTCGAGTACGAGACGGTGTGGACCGACGGGCTCCACTCCGAACGCGACGAGGTCAAGCGCGTGAGCGGCCAGCGCGCCGTGCCGGTGCTCGTGGACGAGGAGCACGGCGTGACGATGAACGAGTCGGCGAACATCCTCGAGTACATCGACCGGACGCTCGCGTAA
- a CDS encoding cob(I)yrinic acid a,c-diamide adenosyltransferase — protein sequence MPVYTGRGDEGKTDLRDMSRVSKTSPRIEAYGTVDEANALVGTVRPTGYDDVDEMLRTVQNHLHVVQADFANPDPDEDDPAVREAHTEQLEDWIDELDEELEPLRHFVLPSGSDAGAKLHHARTVSRRAERRAVALANDEPVNEEAIAYLNRLSDALFTFARVVNQRDGEPEDRPTY from the coding sequence ATGCCCGTGTACACGGGGCGGGGCGACGAGGGGAAGACCGACCTGCGCGACATGTCGCGAGTGTCGAAGACGTCGCCGCGGATCGAGGCGTACGGCACCGTCGACGAGGCGAACGCGCTCGTCGGCACGGTCCGACCGACCGGGTACGACGACGTCGACGAGATGCTGCGGACGGTCCAGAACCATCTCCACGTCGTCCAGGCCGACTTCGCGAACCCGGACCCGGACGAGGACGACCCGGCCGTGCGCGAGGCCCACACCGAACAGCTCGAGGACTGGATCGACGAACTCGACGAGGAACTGGAGCCGTTGCGGCACTTCGTGCTCCCGTCGGGGAGCGACGCTGGAGCGAAGCTCCACCACGCCCGGACGGTCTCCCGGCGGGCCGAGCGCCGCGCGGTCGCGCTGGCGAACGACGAGCCGGTGAACGAGGAGGCGATCGCGTACCTCAACCGGCTCTCGGACGCGCTGTTCACCTTCGCGCGGGTCGTGAACCAGCGCGACGGCGAACCCGAAGACCGGCCGACGTACTGA